The Parasteatoda tepidariorum isolate YZ-2023 chromosome X2, CAS_Ptep_4.0, whole genome shotgun sequence genome includes a region encoding these proteins:
- the LOC107454981 gene encoding uncharacterized protein isoform X1: MSNQRSCILFIALVVILLYLYYESIPKKELNKTKEKLLNENFSSYKMLKDEPKVLFGRQLLSYSTENAEDPSQKEISSHSTKFFQFRTLNTFPDTDHKNKVKRIKRNARIRKSIYKWKFNISLSKLDDEFTKQTDNLKNSVNENQREEESLNVEIYIDGKTKQFKNLEHSWHVVKESLRNFYKEPNEPRSQDALNFLDFSSQTSSSQTEESTKSSKDFFSLTVQNSSENLIREETKKISSSSRGREAKFLFLDFGGGGNKENPPILSENGENMINKVTPTESMHDLSFFNSTEQFDIKIVNGGVFSSTLLPEHQKLDLPLPEPNLQLTSPETTLDSTIKATKPNTPNPTFSSNVLNCNGCVVQEMKSSTELQTVADRKTDATNNVMQTNIPINVIDISPDSIQMFCRNFVQSLRKSPRVEDESAEFGSGHLDAENNMEILKETEIGSGSFDVDKFESLRVTTPTVATLKTSQQQLGLLQRLWNIIPNFRSRNQRNLVSDDLEISGFPKDFSVQDCKDLFTNQIKSEFSTLQNIEKTTLSETKSISLFPPDNLISETENRSRSSFDFIEKTGAVKVDEITTRTASDIIVQFQNKPSFEELSSSIFQTVPSFHDQIKTADKSEMINIVPFKQTKSIGEVNEITSIPTPELFVPFQNKPSVSESTSNVFQNIPSFHDQSMITDKSDMVDFAPVKQTESVSNLEKITVTEGFSLKVEDSGEQQKVSRSTVVHLMTTSTASPLIESLIGLSTESSISLNAQTPNIISSEIPEDLKIIPSERIIQEDKKIFFSDLNNDDVLELGSSDERIISDTFTTIDEIELKEVTLGQNTFISERRFIPNFFSGGSGARDLPESFISTDTNTIKNELSLPNTNVQSVFDNPFLEEGNALKTTVDFIQEPMIDEERRFIPNFFNAGSGARELPEFGISSDVTSYEKEIVLSGTNVQSVTSGIFLDDSSEKTVNFMQTPVTNDGRRFIPNFFSEGSGARELQELHNTTVSDGIFVEELSEKEISKNYILINNNNEFSSLEPFDVGSGERKLDEVTIDTKNLDNNFPDNVSPPESVTSSSDGLINEKIITKINTDPPVYREIFMNDTGSVEFVDPRKDNSDQNSIFQSSERTEYSLTTQKPCINCSNVSLEKSKSQVDTIFLTPEETPSENKQPSNETEVAQAVVSFSQDSDVASSTFSNSNKKNPIFADLLTEIDVGKQDKNKIYLEPEPEMSVQSFKPTEPSRTTELNDDPPPDSFYFSLKPEATDISSKSKITDSVIVDSSGGETDPINSDKIHLKPEPEISSGSLTRRRGARFDISPTDMPGFTSKRETTVSEVQMSLRPTQSVNLFQSRRGARGHDLFDLEKLDSEATLSISKEETESGTSEAVEEAANSLTGAKTKRTLNHTLTVEDEENGATESINLSKPFEALFTEMPGNKNKFFTTLFSDNSSMTDSISPASSTKEMQSTEVNLNPELPSPKFCESASECNVSLNERCMPKDDILICNCGKAFRRNLKTKKCEATITLQTSITLPGERFYEDLRDINTQLYKQKKRDYIRIMWYLLRHNPKLFHTVAEVDITGFEEGSLIVNYTMKLLDNGNETASELAQQLQEDLSKIINEQEQLKNASLEFKNASVSTLVLNPCLSSDMNYCHKNAFCIQTEEKGFKCQCKADYLDNSRDKRYPGENCTGICDASYCGDHGKCYLKDLKQKQCRCEGWYLGERCEINGIGYLMLLIAVVIASFAFASFLIIAVVVLFVFYCKKNRNRKFYNRNFQPGQEPPTTGDSLELEQAGQHCRMSKFLAVSTPLYEAPNPTIQVTSPSFTGSSIDYDSTFDRTPYDSEVSIESGIAPKV, encoded by the exons tgcTCTACTTGTACTATGAATCTATACCAAAGAAAgaacttaataaaacaaaagagaaactattaaatgaaaatttttcatcttaTAAAATGCTAAAAGATGAACCCAAAGTCTTGTTCGGTCGTCAATTATTATCATACTCTACTGAAAATGCAGAAGATCCTTCTCAGAAAGAAATATCGAGTCATTCAAcgaaatttttccaatttagaaCGCTAAATACTTTTCCTGATACagatcataaaaataaagtaaaaagaataaaaagaaacgcCAGAAtcagaaaaagtatttataaatggAAGTTTAACATTAGCTTATCAAAGTTGGATGATGAATTTACTAAACAAACTGATAACCTCAAAAATTCAGTCAACGAAAATCAAAGGGAAGAAGAATCTCTGAATGTAGAAATTTACATTGATGGAAAAactaaacagtttaaaaacctGGAACATTCTTGGCATGTCGTAAAAGAgtctttgagaaatttttataaggaaCCAAACGAGCCACGAAGCCAGGATGCACTTAATTTTCTCGATTTTTCCTCTCAAACTAGTTCCTCTCAAACTGAAGAGTCTACCAAAAGTTCTAAGgattttttctcattaactGTTCAAAATAGTTCAGAAAATCTGATTCGGGAAGAAACTAAGAAGATAAGTTCAAGTTCAAGAGGTAGGGAGGCTAAGTTCCTTTTTCTAGATTTTGGAGGTGGTGGAAATAAAGAAAACCCACCTATTTTGTCTGAAAATGGggaaaatatgattaataaagTTACTCCCACTGAATCTATGCACGACCTCTCATTTTTCAATTCAACTGAACAGTTTgacataaaaattgtaaatggtgGTGTATTTTCCTCAACATTACTCCCAGAGCATCAAAAACTTGATCTTCCATTGCCGGAACCAAATCTTCAACTAACAAGCCCCGAAACAACACTAGATTCTACTATAAAAGCTACAAAACCTAATACTCCAAATCCTACATTTAGTAGTAACGTTTTAAATTGCAATGGTTGTGTCGTACAGGAAATGAAATCTTCAACTGAATTACAAACTGTTGCAGATAGAAAAACTGATGCAACAAACAATGTAATGCAAACAAACATACCGATAAACGTTATAGATATATCCCCTGATTCGATTCAAATGTTTTGCCGAAACTTTGTACAAAGTCTTAGAAAGTCACCCAGAGTTGAGGATGAGTCAGCTGAATTTGGAAGCGGTCATTTAGATGCagaaaacaatatggaaattcTCAAAGAAACAGAGATAGGAAGTGGAAGTTTTGATGTAGATAAGTTCGAAAGTCTTAGAGTGACGACTCCAACTGTAGCCACTCTGAAAACAAGCCAGCAACAATTAGGTCTTCTTCAGCGACTATGGAACATAATACCAAATTTTAGAAGCAGAAACCAGCGCAACTTGGTTAGCGATGATTTAGAGATTTCGGGGTTTCCTAAAGACTTTTCTGTGCAGGATTGTAAAGACCTTTTCACTAATcaaataaaatctgaatttagcactcttcaaaatatagaaaaaactaCTTTATCAGAAACAAAAAGTATCTCTTTATTTCCTCCAGATAATCTAATAAGTGAGACTGAAAACAGATCAAGAAGTAGTTTcgatttcattgaaaaaacagGTGCCGTGAAAGTTGATGAAATTACAACTAGGACAGCATCAGATATAATTGTCCAATTCCAGAACAAACCTTCTTTTGAAGAATTGTCTTCAAGTATATTTCAAACTGTTCCCTCATTCCATGACCAAATTAAGACAGCTGATAAATCTGAAATGATCAACATCGTTccatttaaacaaacaaaatcaattGGTGAAGTTAATGAAATTACAAGTATACCAACACCAGAATTATTCGTGCCATTCCAAAACAAACCTTCAGTTAGTGAATCGACATCAaatgtgtttcaaaatattcCCTCATTCCATGATCAAAGTATGATAACTGATAAATCTGATATGGTCGACTTTGCTCCCGTCAAACAAACAGAATCTGTTAGTAACCTGGAAAAGATTACAGTAACAGAAGGGTTCTCTTTGAAAGTTGAAGATTCTGGGGAACAACAGAAGGTTTCTAGGTCAACGGTTGTTCATCTGATGACTACATCAACTGCTTCTCCTTTGATTGAGAGTTTAATTGGTTTAAGCACCGAATCTTCTATTTCACTAAATGCTCAAACACCAAATATAATCTCTAGTGAAATTCCTGAAGACTTGAAAATTATACCCTCAGAACGCATAATTCAggaggataaaaaaatatttttcagtgattTAAACAATGATGACGTTTTAGAACTTGGATCATCAGATGAACGAATAATTTCTGATACATTTACTACAATAGATGAAATCGAGTTGAAAGAAGTTACTCTTGgtcaaaatacatttatatcagAGCGAAGATTTATCCCTAACTTTTTCAGTGGGGGTAGCGGTGCACGTGATTTACCCGAATCTTTTATTTCCACCGATACTAATacgattaaaaatgaattgagtttGCCAAACACAAATGTTCAAAGTGTATTTGATAACCCATTTCTGGAAGAGGGAAATGCATTAAAGACAACTGTCGATTTTATACAAGAACCCATGATTGACGAAGAACGTAGATTTATCCCAAATTTCTTTAATGCGGGCAGTGGTGCACGAGAATTACCCGAATTCGGTATTTCCTCAGATGTTACATcgtatgaaaaagaaatagttttatcagGAACAAATGTCCAAAGTGTAACTAGTGGCATATTTCTGGACGATTCTTCAGAGAAAACAGTTAATTTCATGCAAACTCCCGTGACCAACGATGGTCGTagatttattccaaatttttttagtgaaggCAGTGGTGCACGCGAATTACAAGAATTGCATAATACTACTGTATCTGATGGAATATTTGTGGAAGAATTATCTGAAAAGGAAatctctaaaaattatattttgataaataacaaCAATGAATTTTCTTCGTTAGAGCCTTTTGATGTAGGTAGTGGAGAAAGAAAGCTAGATGAAGTTACCATAGAtactaaaaatttagataataattttccCGATAATGTATCGCCACCTGAATCCGTGACCTCATCTTCTGATGGTTTGatcaatgagaaaataattaccaaaatcaATACAGATCCTCCTGTTTATCGAGAAATTTTCATGAATGACACTGGTAGTGTTGAATTTGTCGATCCAAGAAAAGATAATTCAGAccaaaattcgatttttcaaagCAGTGAAAGAACTGAATATTCCTTGACAACTCAGAAACCTTGCATTAATTGTTCAAatgtttctttagaaaaatcaaaatccCAGGTTGATACCATTTTTCTAACTCCAGAAGAAACCCCATCGGAAAACAAACAACCAAGTAACGAGACAGAGGTGGCTCAAGCCGTAGTTTCGTTTTCTCAAGATTCGGATGTAGCAAGTAGTACGTTTTCTAACTCTAACAAAAAGAACCCTATATTTGCTGATTTATTAACTGAAATTGACGTTGGTAagcaagacaaaaataaaatatatttagaaccAGAACCAGAGATGTCCGTTCAATCTTTTAAGCCCACAGAGCCCAGTAGAACAACCGAATTAAATGATGATCCTCCACCAGATAGTTTCTATTTCTCTTTAAAACCTGAAGCAACTGATATATCTTCTAAGTCAAAGATTACTGACTCTGTAATTGTTGATTCATCAGGAGGTGAAACAGATCCAATCAATAGTGATAAAATACATCTTAAGCCAGAACCTGAGATATCTTCAGGGTCTCTTACAAGGAGAAGAGGAGCCAGATTTGATATTTCCCCAACAGATATGCCCGGTTTTACTTCAAAACGAGAGACAACTGTATCAGAGGTTCAAATGTCTCTGCGACCCACACAATCTGTTAACTTATTTCAATCAAGAAGAGGAGCACGTGGGCATGATTTATTTGATCTTGAAAAGTTGGATTCTGAAGCCACCTTATCTATTTCTAAGGAAGAAACAGAATCTGGTACTTCAGAAGCTGTCGAAGAAGCAGCAAATTCTTTAACAGGGGCTAAAACTAAAAGAACACTGAATCATACGCTTACTGTTGAAGATGAGGAAAATGGCGCAACTGAATCAATTAATCTTTCAAAACCCTTTGAGGCCCTTTTTACTGAAATgccaggaaataaaaataagttctttaCTACACTATTTTCAGATAACAGCTCGATGACAGACTCAATCTCGCCTGCTTCTTCAACGAAAGAAATGCAATCAACGGAAGTCAATCTTAACCCAGAACTCCCATCTCCGAAGTTTTGTGAGAGTGCAAGTGAGTGCAATGTATCTCTAAACGAGCGATGTATGCCAAAGGACGATATTCTGATATGCAACTGTGGTAAAGCTTTTAGAAGgaatctgaaaacaaaaaaatgtgaag caaCAATTACTTTACAAACATCTATTACTCTTCCTGGTGAAAGATTCTATGAAGATTTGAGAGACATAAATACGCAACTATACAAGCAAAAGAAGAGGGATTATATTAGAATT ATGTGGTATCTTTTAAGACATAATCCTAAACTTTTCCACACTGTGGCCGAAGTAGATATTACTGGCTTTGAAGAAGGCAGTTTGATTGTAAATTATACTATGAAACTTCTGGATAATGGAAATGAAACTGCTTCAGAGTTGGCTCAACAGCTTCAAGAGGATCTGAGCAAAATAATCAATGAACAGGAACAGCTAAAAAATGCATCCTTAGAGTTTAAAAATGCATCAGTATCAACGTTAG TGCTAAATCCATGCTTGAGTAGTGACATGAATTACTGCCATAAAAATGCATTCTGCATTCAAACTGAGGAAAAAGGATTTAAATGTCAATGTAAAGCTGATTATTTGGATAACTCTAGGGATAAAAGATATCCCGGAGAAAATTGTACag GCATTTGTGATGCCAGCTACTGCGGAGATCATGGGAAGTGCTATTTAAAGGATCTGAAACAAAAGCAATGCAg gTGCGAAGGTTGGTACTTAGGTGAGAGATGTGAAATTAATGGCATag gTTATTTAATGTTGCTTATTGCAGTTGTGATTGCCAGTTTTGCCTTCGCTAGTTTCTTGATTATAGCTGTTGTGGTCCTATTTGTATTTTACTGCAAGAAAAACAG GAATCGTAAGTTCTACAACAGAAACTTCCAGCCTGGCCAGGAACCTCCAACAACAGGAGATTCTCTAGAGCTAGAACAAGCTGGCCAACACTGTAGGATGTCAAAATTTCTCGCTGTTAGTACACCTTTATACGAGGCACCAAATCCTACTATACAAGTTACCAGTCCATCATTTACCG GTTCAAGCATAGATTATGATTCAACATTTGATCGAACTCCATATGACTCTGAAGTTTCAATTGAGAGCGGTATTGCACCAAAAGTTTAG
- the LOC107454981 gene encoding uncharacterized protein isoform X3 encodes MSNQRSCILFIALVVILLYLYYESIPKKELNKTKEKLLNENFSSYKMLKDEPKVLFGRQLLSYSTENAEDPSQKEISSHSTKFFQFRTLNTFPDTDHKNKVKRIKRNARIRKSIYKWKFNISLSKLDDEFTKQTDNLKNSVNENQREEESLNVEIYIDGKTKQFKNLEHSWHVVKESLRNFYKEPNEPRSQDALNFLDFSSQTSSSQTEESTKSSKDFFSLTVQNSSENLIREETKKISSSSRGREAKFLFLDFGGGGNKENPPILSENGENMINKVTPTESMHDLSFFNSTEQFDIKIVNGGVFSSTLLPEHQKLDLPLPEPNLQLTSPETTLDSTIKATKPNTPNPTFSSNVLNCNGCVVQEMKSSTELQTVADRKTDATNNVMQTNIPINVIDISPDSIQMFCRNFVQSLRKSPRVEDESAEFGSGHLDAENNMEILKETEIGSGSFDVDKFESLRVTTPTVATLKTSQQQLGLLQRLWNIIPNFRSRNQRNLVSDDLEISGFPKDFSVQDCKDLFTNQIKSEFSTLQNIEKTTLSETKSISLFPPDNLISETENRSRSSFDFIEKTGAVKVDEITTRTASDIIVQFQNKPSFEELSSSIFQTVPSFHDQIKTADKSEMINIVPFKQTKSIGEVNEITSIPTPELFVPFQNKPSVSESTSNVFQNIPSFHDQSMITDKSDMVDFAPVKQTESVSNLEKITVTEGFSLKVEDSGEQQKVSRSTVVHLMTTSTASPLIESLIGLSTESSISLNAQTPNIISSEIPEDLKIIPSERIIQEDKKIFFSDLNNDDVLELGSSDERIISDTFTTIDEIELKEVTLGQNTFISERRFIPNFFSGGSGARDLPESFISTDTNTIKNELSLPNTNVQSVFDNPFLEEGNALKTTVDFIQEPMIDEERRFIPNFFNAGSGARELPEFGISSDVTSYEKEIVLSGTNVQSVTSGIFLDDSSEKTVNFMQTPVTNDGRRFIPNFFSEGSGARELQELHNTTVSDGIFVEELSEKEISKNYILINNNNEFSSLEPFDVGSGERKLDEVTIDTKNLDNNFPDNVSPPESVTSSSDGLINEKIITKINTDPPVYREIFMNDTGSVEFVDPRKDNSDQNSIFQSSERTEYSLTTQKPCINCSNVSLEKSKSQVDTIFLTPEETPSENKQPSNETEVAQAVVSFSQDSDVASSTFSNSNKKNPIFADLLTEIDVGKQDKNKIYLEPEPEMSVQSFKPTEPSRTTELNDDPPPDSFYFSLKPEATDISSKSKITDSVIVDSSGGETDPINSDKIHLKPEPEISSGSLTRRRGARFDISPTDMPGFTSKRETTVSEVQMSLRPTQSVNLFQSRRGARGHDLFDLEKLDSEATLSISKEETESGTSEAVEEAANSLTGAKTKRTLNHTLTVEDEENGATESINLSKPFEALFTEMPGNKNKFFTTLFSDNSSMTDSISPASSTKEMQSTEVNLNPELPSPKFCESASECNVSLNERCMPKDDILICNCGKAFRRNLKTKKCEATITLQTSITLPGERFYEDLRDINTQLYKQKKRDYIRIMWYLLRHNPKLFHTVAEVDITGFEEGSLIVNYTMKLLDNGNETASELAQQLQEDLSKIINEQEQLKNASLEFKNASVSTLGICDASYCGDHGKCYLKDLKQKQCRCEGWYLGERCEINGIGYLMLLIAVVIASFAFASFLIIAVVVLFVFYCKKNRNRKFYNRNFQPGQEPPTTGDSLELEQAGQHCRMSKFLAVSTPLYEAPNPTIQVTSPSFTGSSIDYDSTFDRTPYDSEVSIESGIAPKV; translated from the exons tgcTCTACTTGTACTATGAATCTATACCAAAGAAAgaacttaataaaacaaaagagaaactattaaatgaaaatttttcatcttaTAAAATGCTAAAAGATGAACCCAAAGTCTTGTTCGGTCGTCAATTATTATCATACTCTACTGAAAATGCAGAAGATCCTTCTCAGAAAGAAATATCGAGTCATTCAAcgaaatttttccaatttagaaCGCTAAATACTTTTCCTGATACagatcataaaaataaagtaaaaagaataaaaagaaacgcCAGAAtcagaaaaagtatttataaatggAAGTTTAACATTAGCTTATCAAAGTTGGATGATGAATTTACTAAACAAACTGATAACCTCAAAAATTCAGTCAACGAAAATCAAAGGGAAGAAGAATCTCTGAATGTAGAAATTTACATTGATGGAAAAactaaacagtttaaaaacctGGAACATTCTTGGCATGTCGTAAAAGAgtctttgagaaatttttataaggaaCCAAACGAGCCACGAAGCCAGGATGCACTTAATTTTCTCGATTTTTCCTCTCAAACTAGTTCCTCTCAAACTGAAGAGTCTACCAAAAGTTCTAAGgattttttctcattaactGTTCAAAATAGTTCAGAAAATCTGATTCGGGAAGAAACTAAGAAGATAAGTTCAAGTTCAAGAGGTAGGGAGGCTAAGTTCCTTTTTCTAGATTTTGGAGGTGGTGGAAATAAAGAAAACCCACCTATTTTGTCTGAAAATGGggaaaatatgattaataaagTTACTCCCACTGAATCTATGCACGACCTCTCATTTTTCAATTCAACTGAACAGTTTgacataaaaattgtaaatggtgGTGTATTTTCCTCAACATTACTCCCAGAGCATCAAAAACTTGATCTTCCATTGCCGGAACCAAATCTTCAACTAACAAGCCCCGAAACAACACTAGATTCTACTATAAAAGCTACAAAACCTAATACTCCAAATCCTACATTTAGTAGTAACGTTTTAAATTGCAATGGTTGTGTCGTACAGGAAATGAAATCTTCAACTGAATTACAAACTGTTGCAGATAGAAAAACTGATGCAACAAACAATGTAATGCAAACAAACATACCGATAAACGTTATAGATATATCCCCTGATTCGATTCAAATGTTTTGCCGAAACTTTGTACAAAGTCTTAGAAAGTCACCCAGAGTTGAGGATGAGTCAGCTGAATTTGGAAGCGGTCATTTAGATGCagaaaacaatatggaaattcTCAAAGAAACAGAGATAGGAAGTGGAAGTTTTGATGTAGATAAGTTCGAAAGTCTTAGAGTGACGACTCCAACTGTAGCCACTCTGAAAACAAGCCAGCAACAATTAGGTCTTCTTCAGCGACTATGGAACATAATACCAAATTTTAGAAGCAGAAACCAGCGCAACTTGGTTAGCGATGATTTAGAGATTTCGGGGTTTCCTAAAGACTTTTCTGTGCAGGATTGTAAAGACCTTTTCACTAATcaaataaaatctgaatttagcactcttcaaaatatagaaaaaactaCTTTATCAGAAACAAAAAGTATCTCTTTATTTCCTCCAGATAATCTAATAAGTGAGACTGAAAACAGATCAAGAAGTAGTTTcgatttcattgaaaaaacagGTGCCGTGAAAGTTGATGAAATTACAACTAGGACAGCATCAGATATAATTGTCCAATTCCAGAACAAACCTTCTTTTGAAGAATTGTCTTCAAGTATATTTCAAACTGTTCCCTCATTCCATGACCAAATTAAGACAGCTGATAAATCTGAAATGATCAACATCGTTccatttaaacaaacaaaatcaattGGTGAAGTTAATGAAATTACAAGTATACCAACACCAGAATTATTCGTGCCATTCCAAAACAAACCTTCAGTTAGTGAATCGACATCAaatgtgtttcaaaatattcCCTCATTCCATGATCAAAGTATGATAACTGATAAATCTGATATGGTCGACTTTGCTCCCGTCAAACAAACAGAATCTGTTAGTAACCTGGAAAAGATTACAGTAACAGAAGGGTTCTCTTTGAAAGTTGAAGATTCTGGGGAACAACAGAAGGTTTCTAGGTCAACGGTTGTTCATCTGATGACTACATCAACTGCTTCTCCTTTGATTGAGAGTTTAATTGGTTTAAGCACCGAATCTTCTATTTCACTAAATGCTCAAACACCAAATATAATCTCTAGTGAAATTCCTGAAGACTTGAAAATTATACCCTCAGAACGCATAATTCAggaggataaaaaaatatttttcagtgattTAAACAATGATGACGTTTTAGAACTTGGATCATCAGATGAACGAATAATTTCTGATACATTTACTACAATAGATGAAATCGAGTTGAAAGAAGTTACTCTTGgtcaaaatacatttatatcagAGCGAAGATTTATCCCTAACTTTTTCAGTGGGGGTAGCGGTGCACGTGATTTACCCGAATCTTTTATTTCCACCGATACTAATacgattaaaaatgaattgagtttGCCAAACACAAATGTTCAAAGTGTATTTGATAACCCATTTCTGGAAGAGGGAAATGCATTAAAGACAACTGTCGATTTTATACAAGAACCCATGATTGACGAAGAACGTAGATTTATCCCAAATTTCTTTAATGCGGGCAGTGGTGCACGAGAATTACCCGAATTCGGTATTTCCTCAGATGTTACATcgtatgaaaaagaaatagttttatcagGAACAAATGTCCAAAGTGTAACTAGTGGCATATTTCTGGACGATTCTTCAGAGAAAACAGTTAATTTCATGCAAACTCCCGTGACCAACGATGGTCGTagatttattccaaatttttttagtgaaggCAGTGGTGCACGCGAATTACAAGAATTGCATAATACTACTGTATCTGATGGAATATTTGTGGAAGAATTATCTGAAAAGGAAatctctaaaaattatattttgataaataacaaCAATGAATTTTCTTCGTTAGAGCCTTTTGATGTAGGTAGTGGAGAAAGAAAGCTAGATGAAGTTACCATAGAtactaaaaatttagataataattttccCGATAATGTATCGCCACCTGAATCCGTGACCTCATCTTCTGATGGTTTGatcaatgagaaaataattaccaaaatcaATACAGATCCTCCTGTTTATCGAGAAATTTTCATGAATGACACTGGTAGTGTTGAATTTGTCGATCCAAGAAAAGATAATTCAGAccaaaattcgatttttcaaagCAGTGAAAGAACTGAATATTCCTTGACAACTCAGAAACCTTGCATTAATTGTTCAAatgtttctttagaaaaatcaaaatccCAGGTTGATACCATTTTTCTAACTCCAGAAGAAACCCCATCGGAAAACAAACAACCAAGTAACGAGACAGAGGTGGCTCAAGCCGTAGTTTCGTTTTCTCAAGATTCGGATGTAGCAAGTAGTACGTTTTCTAACTCTAACAAAAAGAACCCTATATTTGCTGATTTATTAACTGAAATTGACGTTGGTAagcaagacaaaaataaaatatatttagaaccAGAACCAGAGATGTCCGTTCAATCTTTTAAGCCCACAGAGCCCAGTAGAACAACCGAATTAAATGATGATCCTCCACCAGATAGTTTCTATTTCTCTTTAAAACCTGAAGCAACTGATATATCTTCTAAGTCAAAGATTACTGACTCTGTAATTGTTGATTCATCAGGAGGTGAAACAGATCCAATCAATAGTGATAAAATACATCTTAAGCCAGAACCTGAGATATCTTCAGGGTCTCTTACAAGGAGAAGAGGAGCCAGATTTGATATTTCCCCAACAGATATGCCCGGTTTTACTTCAAAACGAGAGACAACTGTATCAGAGGTTCAAATGTCTCTGCGACCCACACAATCTGTTAACTTATTTCAATCAAGAAGAGGAGCACGTGGGCATGATTTATTTGATCTTGAAAAGTTGGATTCTGAAGCCACCTTATCTATTTCTAAGGAAGAAACAGAATCTGGTACTTCAGAAGCTGTCGAAGAAGCAGCAAATTCTTTAACAGGGGCTAAAACTAAAAGAACACTGAATCATACGCTTACTGTTGAAGATGAGGAAAATGGCGCAACTGAATCAATTAATCTTTCAAAACCCTTTGAGGCCCTTTTTACTGAAATgccaggaaataaaaataagttctttaCTACACTATTTTCAGATAACAGCTCGATGACAGACTCAATCTCGCCTGCTTCTTCAACGAAAGAAATGCAATCAACGGAAGTCAATCTTAACCCAGAACTCCCATCTCCGAAGTTTTGTGAGAGTGCAAGTGAGTGCAATGTATCTCTAAACGAGCGATGTATGCCAAAGGACGATATTCTGATATGCAACTGTGGTAAAGCTTTTAGAAGgaatctgaaaacaaaaaaatgtgaag caaCAATTACTTTACAAACATCTATTACTCTTCCTGGTGAAAGATTCTATGAAGATTTGAGAGACATAAATACGCAACTATACAAGCAAAAGAAGAGGGATTATATTAGAATT ATGTGGTATCTTTTAAGACATAATCCTAAACTTTTCCACACTGTGGCCGAAGTAGATATTACTGGCTTTGAAGAAGGCAGTTTGATTGTAAATTATACTATGAAACTTCTGGATAATGGAAATGAAACTGCTTCAGAGTTGGCTCAACAGCTTCAAGAGGATCTGAGCAAAATAATCAATGAACAGGAACAGCTAAAAAATGCATCCTTAGAGTTTAAAAATGCATCAGTATCAACGTTAG GCATTTGTGATGCCAGCTACTGCGGAGATCATGGGAAGTGCTATTTAAAGGATCTGAAACAAAAGCAATGCAg gTGCGAAGGTTGGTACTTAGGTGAGAGATGTGAAATTAATGGCATag gTTATTTAATGTTGCTTATTGCAGTTGTGATTGCCAGTTTTGCCTTCGCTAGTTTCTTGATTATAGCTGTTGTGGTCCTATTTGTATTTTACTGCAAGAAAAACAG GAATCGTAAGTTCTACAACAGAAACTTCCAGCCTGGCCAGGAACCTCCAACAACAGGAGATTCTCTAGAGCTAGAACAAGCTGGCCAACACTGTAGGATGTCAAAATTTCTCGCTGTTAGTACACCTTTATACGAGGCACCAAATCCTACTATACAAGTTACCAGTCCATCATTTACCG GTTCAAGCATAGATTATGATTCAACATTTGATCGAACTCCATATGACTCTGAAGTTTCAATTGAGAGCGGTATTGCACCAAAAGTTTAG